In the genome of Pseudomonadota bacterium, one region contains:
- a CDS encoding formate dehydrogenase accessory sulfurtransferase FdhD, with translation LSTSRTPIDDELMAVGILFAGGIINSAAEISNIQLEPGNKNKGGNIVEDIMTITVPRAGSAPLQPSTAADIRQKLSRAEGLFSHLNEKFSFRKLLRFPQIMTAHQELYASSRAAHAVGLFNREGELLTCQEDASRTHALHKALGFCLQHELARGELVAVFSGRINIAIAWIIVRAGFQLVLSISAPTNTAVQIMNQACVTYIGSLRDEGGILYTPKSPLTIKG, from the coding sequence CTGAGCACCAGCCGGACGCCAATTGATGATGAGCTCATGGCTGTCGGCATCCTTTTTGCCGGGGGGATTATAAACTCTGCCGCTGAAATCAGCAATATTCAGTTAGAACCCGGCAATAAAAATAAGGGAGGGAATATTGTTGAAGACATCATGACTATCACGGTTCCAAGGGCAGGTAGCGCACCTCTGCAACCGTCAACAGCGGCGGACATACGGCAGAAACTCAGCCGGGCTGAAGGGCTGTTTAGCCATTTAAATGAAAAATTCTCCTTCCGGAAACTCTTACGATTTCCGCAAATAATGACAGCCCATCAGGAACTTTATGCCAGTTCCCGGGCCGCACATGCTGTTGGTTTATTCAACCGTGAAGGAGAATTACTCACCTGCCAGGAAGACGCCAGCCGCACCCACGCACTACACAAAGCATTGGGATTTTGCCTGCAACATGAATTGGCACGGGGAGAACTAGTCGCCGTATTCAGCGGCAGGATCAATATTGCCATTGCCTGGATAATCGTCAGAGCCGGTTTTCAGCTGGTACTCTCCATCTCTGCCCCGACAAATACCGCTGTACAAATCATGAATCAGGCCTGCGTTACCTATATCGGCAGCCTCCGTGATGAGGGTGGGATTCTTTATACTCCCAAAAGTCCCCTAACCATAAAAGGATGA
- a CDS encoding universal stress protein — protein MLNYRKKILVAVDGSAVSDKAVYEAVWMAGCSKGAFPNKVYAVFSKVVQSDDYFDMFPIPPRPTAGEDDRRWEKIIDMVFLVARKLARENGVELETRVVSGPPAESIIRLSREIDADVIVIGSTGRGRVARSLLGSVSAGVMKKAPCSVYLVRA, from the coding sequence ATGTTAAATTATCGCAAAAAAATCCTGGTGGCCGTTGATGGCTCAGCAGTTTCCGACAAAGCGGTGTATGAAGCTGTCTGGATGGCTGGTTGTTCTAAAGGTGCCTTTCCCAATAAAGTTTATGCGGTTTTTTCCAAGGTGGTTCAGTCCGATGATTACTTTGATATGTTTCCCATTCCTCCCAGGCCTACGGCCGGTGAAGATGATCGTCGCTGGGAGAAAATCATTGATATGGTTTTCCTGGTGGCGAGGAAACTGGCCCGGGAAAATGGGGTGGAACTGGAAACCCGGGTAGTCTCTGGACCTCCGGCGGAAAGTATCATCAGGTTGTCCAGGGAAATTGATGCGGATGTCATTGTTATCGGCAGTACTGGTAGGGGCCGGGTGGCCAGGAGCTTGTTGGGAAGCGTGTCTGCTGGAGTTATGAAGAAGGCTCCCTGTAGTGTTTATCTGGTAAGGGCCTGA